The Cloeon dipterum chromosome X, ieCloDipt1.1, whole genome shotgun sequence genome includes a window with the following:
- the LOC135945484 gene encoding uncharacterized protein LOC135945484 — translation MISKVTVIACILVVLASMSAAQKPFYAGQGPWYGHMGPQTDTPPATSTSTSNNIDNNNNGGGGLGNRNQFLTPVESVSFRYFNNVPIEGPGQPCVGCVYRLTREGFVMVRA, via the coding sequence ATCTCGAAAGTGACAGTCATCGCGTGCATCTTGGTTGTGCTGGCGTCCATGAGTGCGGCGCAGAAGCCCTTTTACGCCGGACAAGGGCCGTGGTACGGGCACATGGGGCCACAGACCGACACACCACCCGCCACCTCAACCTCGACCTCAAACAACatcgacaacaacaacaacggcggcggcggacttGGAAACCGCAACCAGTTCCTCACGCCCGTCGAGTCCGTCAGCTTCAGGTACTTCAACAATGTGCCCATCGAGGGACCCGGCCAGCCGTGCGTCGGATGCGTTTACAGGCTCACCAGGGAGGGGTTCGTCATGGTCCGGGCTTGA